From Faecalicatena sp. Marseille-Q4148:
TTTTTCCGAGTGTAATGATTCATGTGACCCTAGAATTAAATTTTATGGGGGGACAATTCAAACGAAAGGTATACGAAATGCTCCGTCAATGTCTTTTGGAGTAAATACAGAGCCAAAAGTTATGTTGCAACATTGGATGAATCCGGAAAATTGTCCACGTGCATTTGATGATAAAGTGATAGAAGAATTGAAACAATTTATCAGAAAGAATAAACCGATTCTGTTGCTTGTATGGTTTGGAAAGTTAGATGAAGCAGATGCATTAGATTATTTTCAGGGATACACGGAATGGAAAGAGTTAATTTCATGTATTTTATGGAATAACGAAATCTTGGAGTATAGTTGTAGTACAACAGAAGAGCTTCACTATATTTGTTTAAAAGAAAACATGTATATTTTAGAGAATTAGATGCACCTATTTTATCCCATCTATTGATGTAAGATATATATAGAAAAAACAAGAGGTAAAACTAATGTATCACTTAATAGGAAAAGATGGGAAGGAATATTTGTCATCAGAAAAAGGAACAATCGGTGGGCATCGAAAGCTAAAAATTTATGGCAGACTAGACTGTCCGTCTGCACTTCGTCATATTCAGAATGGAAATTACGTAAATCACAGGGTGTTTTTTACAGATGAACTCACAGCTATCCAAGCAGGATATCGTCCGTGTGCTGTATGTATGAAGGAGCATTATAAACAGTGGAAAGAGGGAAAGTTTATGTTATATGCACTGGAAGCCAAGTTATTATTAAATGAAACCAGTATTTGTCAAGTCACTCTTGGCAATGGTACGACCAAAGAGTTGTTGAAAAAACAGATTCAAACATTAGAAATCAAAGAAAAAATACAAGATGGTTTAGAAGATTGGAAGATTTCTATTGATGGACAATTTTGTTTCATTCATTTACTTGCTGAGAAAAGCCAGTGGGGCTATACCATCATTTGGGATTATGAAAATGATGAGGTAATCAATGAATTGCAAACACCATACGTTATTGCATCTAAAATTGTAAATGGGCAGTTGATACAACTTTATTTGTTGCAGTATTGGGGACATGATCATGATTTAGAATATAGTATCATGCCAGTAAGAGAACAATCTACCAATCTACAGGTAAGAAGAGTATTGGATACAGATAAGATTATTGAAATGAAAGACATAGACGATTGTGATATTCAGGTGAAAAATGGAAAAATTATGTTTCGGGTAGGAAATCAGACATGGAAAAAAAGATAAAAAATTCATTTCCACATCAAGAGGTGCATTGGATTGATGTATATGTGTGTATGAAAGATGGTACAAAATGGATTACAAAATATGAAAATGAGTTTTCGCATTATTCTTCCTTCTACATTACAGGAAATACTTCAAAGGAAGTGGTTGAGAAATACATTTTGCATTTTCAGCTAGTACAAAATCCAAAGGAAATGTTAGGTGAGATTCAAGAGAGTGATATATGTAGTCGTAGAAAGTATAGTAAAAGTCTTGTTTTAATTGATGAGTGTGGAGAGAAAAAAATACTAGATGGTACATGGGATGCAACTAAGTATTTTATAGAGTATATCAAAAAGTTAGGAGAAGGAAAATGAAAGTCGAAATTTATTCAAGAAGTGCAATAGAAATGTTGCTAAAAACAGGATTCCCTAAGAATATAGCGGTGATTAGTTTTTATGATCCGCCTGGAAAATTTCATGATGAAAATTATTGTGCTGTGGACTATAAGGGAAAACCGGCACGTTTGTTTCAAGTGGCAGTTCATGATATAGATTTATCTGTATTACCAGAATATGGTCTGAATTATAATACATATTTTACGGAAGCATGTGATCTGGCAGAGTTTATTTTTGAAGCATATCAAGACGGATTAGATATTATTTGCCAATGTGAATATGGCGAAAGCCGTAGTTCCGGATGTGCGGCTGCAATTTTAGAATATTTTTATCAAGATGGTCTTTCGATTTTTACAGACTATCGATATTATCCGAATCAAGTCATTTATCATAAAGTATTTGATGCATTAAATGAGATGAAAAGGAAAAAACAGAATAAGGGAAAAGAGTCTGTTAGCAATGAAAATAAATTTTTGATTCTTAGTTACTATGATATTCAAGAAAATTTTTCAAGTGAGAAGATGATTTTTAAGGCGGCTAGGAGAAGTTATCGTGATTTTTGGAGGCGAATCAATTTTCCTGAAAAGGCAACATTTAACCAAAAGACAGAATATGAGAGAAGAGCAGAATATTTTCTTTCTGAACATTTGCCGTTGCTTCAAGAGGTGGATACGCAGGAAATGTTTGATGAAAGGCATCATGAATTATGTGAGTTACTTATTAGTTTGTATGATGATATTGGCGGGATTCCATACGGAGTCGCACAACGACTCGTCAATCAAACAATGCTTCATCTAATTGTGATTGAAACCAATTTACAAACCGGATATTGGAATATTGCGGATACAAGAAAGTTTTTTCATGTTCCTGTGGAATTGCATACGCTGCAAATGGCAACAACAAAAGGACGGAATGATTATCAACATATCCTTCATTTAAAATGTGCTCCTTTCAAAAAAGATGAAAACGATTATATTATGGATTGGTTTAGTCCAGATCAGGGAAAGGTAATTCATTCTGAACAATGGAATTATCCAGAATATATCGAGTATCAAACGACATTACGAGAAGCAATAGAAAATTCTTCTTACAGGGATTCAGTGGATTGGTGGCTTCAGGCATTTGTAGAGATTAATAATGCGATATTTGTAGGTGGAAAAAATTGAAAATATGGTCCGATTAATAAAACGTTATTGGTAGTAAATAGAGGAAATAGGAAAAATGGAAATAAGGATTATCGTTGCCGGAGGAAGAATGTTTACTGATTATGAATTGCTTGAACAAAAAGTAGATGAAATTCTCAAAGACATTGACGAACCTGTGATTATATCCGGTGGGGCTAGAGGTGCAGATACATTAGGTGAGAAATATGCGTTAGAACACAAAATACAACTAGTAAGGTTTCCGGCAGACTGGAAAAAATATGGGAAAAGGGCAGGTTATCTACGGAATCAGGAAATGGCAGAATATGCGATGAAAGGAGTGAATTCTATTCTCATTGCATTTTGGAATGGAGTATCCAGAGGAACAAATGACATGATACAGCGGGCAGAAAGCTATGGAATGGAAGTTTATATCATTCATTATGAAGAAAATATTCATCAAGAAATAAAACATCCACGAAAAGGTGTTTTTTGGTTAGTGGAAGATGAAATATGGGCATTCCCTTTCAGAGAAGAGCAATTCACTTTTAGTATATCAAAATCAGGAGATTCCTATGTACACAAGAAAATCTGGAGAAAAATTAAGCCTAAAAGCTGTAATCATCCATATAATTACTATCCCAGAGGACGTGTTGAAATTACTCCCAAAGGAAAATATATTGTGTATATGAATCCAAATATTTCATCAGATTATATACCGCAGATTATGGAAAAGTTTGGCTTGGATGAGCAGCCTAGAGTTATATATGATAACAGCAGACATTACAGATCACATTTTGACCAAGGATGGAAACCAGATAAAAGTACATTATAAAAGAAAAATCAATTTAATTAGGAGGAATATGCTTATGAAAATCACACCAGATGGAGCGCAGAAGTTAATACGTTCATTGGAAGAAGACAGACATCAGTTAGTGGAGAAAATCAATAAATTGTCAACATTTGTTGTTGCTGTATCTGAAGGGAATCCGGAAGATTTGCGACCAGAGTTTGATTGTATGGGTACGATCAAAGAAATTGAGATGATAGATCAGAAGATACGAGCAATTAAACATGCCAGAAATGTGTTTAATACGCTTACATATCTTCCAGATGAAAAGATTACGGTGGATGAAGCTCTTGTCTTAATGGCGATGTTGAATAAGAATTATGAGTATTATACAAAGTTGGGAAATAAAGAAAGAAAAGAGCGCAATCGTACAGGGTATGGGAATGAAATTGAATATACATATACAAATTATGATATTCAAGAGGTGAAAACATATGGAAAATCCATGTATGAGAGGATGTTAGAAGTTCAGTCGAAATTAAATGTAGTAAATAGTACGTATACGTTCGAGGTGAATTTGTAATAATATTTTCCGAGAATTGATCATATTTGCAAACACAAAAGTGGAAATCAAGGCTTACAGTTTAAAAGATAGTTTATAGTTTCTGTTATAGTGCCTTTGTATTTATTTCTTATCTGTTAAGGTTTTATAGTTGTAAAAATAAAAATGAGAAGGAGTTCAAATCTCTTATAAAAAATGCAGATATTTTCATTTCTAAAAACTTTTTAATGCTAAGTTCGGTTAGAGGCATTATACTGTGCAGACTTTGCACTAAAGGAGACAGGAGAAAATATGATGGAGATATGCCAATGTATAATAAATACAAAAGAAGAAAAAGAAGAATGTATAACAGAAAGTATAAGCGAAAATTGAAAAAATTAAGTAAATATAGTATTTCTGTACATGAAGTTGATGAATGTCAAAATTGTACATTGGCACCGGCATACTACGTGCGAATTTACAGAGGAAAGGTTTCTCCATACTGTAAGAAGTATACAAATAGAATTATAAGAAAATTTAAGGGAGAAATAAAAAAAGGGAACAGTTACCGCAAATTGTTTGATATGTGGTGGACAATACATTAAAAAGAGGTAAAAATATGATTAATGTAATAGGAGTTCAAATCAAGGGAAAGAAAGCAACTGCGTTATGTTTTACCAACGTAATAGAAGAAGATGCAATTGCTCAAATTCGTGAAATGTGTGATCAGGATTTTGCAGAAGGATGTAAAGTACGTATTATGCCTGATGTCCATGTGGGAATAGGATGTACCATTGGCACCACAATGACAGTAAAGGATAAAGTTGTTCCGAATCTGGTAGGTGTCGATATCGGATGTGGAATGTATACGGTTAAACTACCGAATCAAACATTGGATTTTGAGAAAGTTGATGAGGTCTGCCATGCCATTCCCTCTGGTCGAGATATCTGGGAGAGCAGACAAGAAAAATTTGATTTGACAAAGCTATGTTGTTATCGTCATTTGAAGCAAACCAAAAGAATTGAAAAAAGTTTGGGTTCTTTGGGTGGAGGAAATCATTTCATAGAAATTGATAAAGCTGCGGATGGTTCTTTATATCTTATTGTACATACCGGAAGCAGAAATCTTGGAAAACAGGTAGCAGAATTCTATCAGCAGCTTGCAATAGATTTACATAAGGGAAAGGAAACGTATTTTGAGAAAAA
This genomic window contains:
- a CDS encoding DUF2493 domain-containing protein, with the protein product MEIRIIVAGGRMFTDYELLEQKVDEILKDIDEPVIISGGARGADTLGEKYALEHKIQLVRFPADWKKYGKRAGYLRNQEMAEYAMKGVNSILIAFWNGVSRGTNDMIQRAESYGMEVYIIHYEENIHQEIKHPRKGVFWLVEDEIWAFPFREEQFTFSISKSGDSYVHKKIWRKIKPKSCNHPYNYYPRGRVEITPKGKYIVYMNPNISSDYIPQIMEKFGLDEQPRVIYDNSRHYRSHFDQGWKPDKSTL